The segment ACATAACTAAAAGTCCTCCAATTCAAAAACTACGGATAAGTCATCAACATCTACAAATACTTCTTTATTTTTAGTTTTTAATACATATACAAGTTTGTCATTATAGACACCCAAACGAATTTTACGACTTGAAATGCCCATTGACTCTGCCAAATCATAAACCGGCTCATAGGTAATCATTTCATGTTCACCGAAAGCATCTAAACCTTTATTGAACCACACAATTTTAGAGCCTTCATCTTCTTTTATTTCTGTTATGTAATAAACTTGATCAAGTGAAAAACGACTCAATAAGCGAGCCTCTTCATAGCCTTTTAATTTCATCATTGCTTCAACATGTAATTGATCTTCACGTTCATAAGCACGGCGAGGTCCACCAATAAATCCTACATAGCCGATATAGATTGTCAAAACGATTAAGAAAATCAAAAATACATTTGTTGAAAATGCTTTAACTCTATTTTTCATGTTCACACCTCAATCATTATTTTACCATAATTACAATGAAAACGGCGGACATTCCACTGGAATTTCTTGAAATCAAACTTCTTTTTATCACGGTGCCACTTCGATAATTTATGCGTAAAAAAAACTGAATTGCTTCAGTTATTTTTTCTTAAATTTAAGGATGCCTTTTCGTTCTAATACACTTGCAACCAACCCACTGGATACAACAGCAAGTGCACCAGAAAGTCCCCAAGTAGCTGTAACATAAGCATTATCGACGTGATCAAAACCGACAACGGACCATTCGATATTTTTGTCGACATCTAGATTATAAAAACCTTGTTTCCCTTTAGAATTGATACCATAAAGCAACTGTGATTCATCTTCTAAATCCCAAGCTTTATAAGTTTGTTTAAATTTCAACTCTGGATCAATTTCAAGAATTTTTTTATCCAATTCCAAGGTATGGTCAACATACGTCGCTTTATTAACCTTTTCATGGTCACTACCATTTGTTGTTGATTGGAGAAAGAATGGTTCTTTCTCAGAACGCATCATCATAACCGCATCCCCGAGATAGGCATCATCGTTGCTGAATACACGCCATGATGCTTCGCCATTCTCAAGACTTAACATCGCTTTTAGATTACCGTTACCAAACCCATTGATTTTTTGGTCCCCAATTTTAATTTCGGCTTGTTTAAATCCAATTGATTCCATGTAGCGATCTAACATCTCATCTTCATAAACCGTCACATCGTGGTCATCAACCTTTACGACTGTGGGTTCATCTAAATTACGTTTTAATGTGACTTTATATTCCTTCACGACATCCTCTTGAGCACCACGAACGGTGATAACATGCTCTTTTACGTCATCTTTGAATTCATACTCTTTGTCAAACGTTAAGGTAACATCATTGCCGGTTGAGGCAACATCTAAAAGAACTTTATTGACACGTTTAGGTAATGTATACTCGTATTCTGTTTTACCTTCTTCGATTTTTATTGTCTTTAACGTTTCACCATAAAGTTTGGTATCACTGGAAATAATATCGATAGACTCAACTAAAAATGATTTCGCAAGTTCTTCCTTGCGCTCTTTTTCTGCTTGTTCAGCTTCTTCTTGGAGTTCTTCAGGTGTCTTTGATGGCGCTTCTGCACCACCTTGACTTGATCCACCTGATGACCCACCAGTCGAACCTCCTGATGATCCACCGTTTCCCGATGAGTTTCCCCCACCGCTAGATACAACTGAAAAATTGAAAGTAGAATTTATTGGGTATTTATTCATATCCAAGTCAGCTCCAAACCCTGAAACTGTAACACTCCCGCTTCCATTTACAGTAACAATAACAGAAGCACTCGAACTCATCGACGCTATCGAACTTGTGTTAACAGATACATTTCCAGATGTGCTGATATTTGCCTCAATCATTCCATTTGGATCTGAAACACTCATCTCAATTGAAACTGTTTCTCCAGCCGACGAGACTACACTTCCAGATGCATAAACGCTGACGCTATGTGCATAAACATCTACTCTGTTTTCTTGTAATAACACTATGCTAAAAAATAATACTATAATTACACTCAGAATTTTTTTCATAATTAATCCAAACTTTCTATATTTAGAATATGACGACGAATTACCATCATGTCTAAAATATCATTTTTTCCATCACTATTTAAATCCGCTCTTTTTTTCTGGTTATCATCAAATTTATCAATACCTAGAATATGTCTACGAATTACCATCATATCCATAATATCAATTTTCCCGTCATTATTTAAATCGCCGCGTTTTGAACTTTCTTCGTTATGCAACTTACCCGCTACGATTTTAACTTCGCTCCCTTTTACATAACCATAGTTATGATTTTCATTATAGGGTGTTTTAAAAGGTCTTGTCTCAGTATCCCAAGGCATTAAGTCACGATTTGATGTTAATAATGGATCTGCAGCAATTTTATACCACACCTCTGATCCTTTCTTAATCTCATCAAGAATTAATACATGTTGTCCTGTAACGTTTAATTTGTAGATTGAAGCAGAACTTCCATTTGCCTCTTTATAAACTGATGGTGTTCCACTTGATGTCACCAAACCGATGGTATATTGCTTGTAATCTTTCATACCAATATACCAATCCATGATGTAGAAATACTCTGCAGCTTTCTCGCCCCAAAATGGATCTGATGAATACTTAACGTTAATACCACTTTGTTTATCCCTAGATAACCGCCATAGTAATTCGCTTCCGTAACATCCATATAATGCCAGTTCAAGAAATGGGTCATATGGTTAGAAATGGACATCCCAATACTCTCATAGACAGTCGCCGATTCAGGTGCAGAATCATAGGCTGAATGCCCAAATATATTTTTATCTTTTAAGGCAATATTACTTCGTCCCCATGCCGACTCATTTACTGCAGTTCCAAATGTAATTAGAGGGTTAATCCCATACTTTTTCCCTTCATTTATAAAGTGACTTTCCGAGCCAACCAATAGTGACTCATGTGGCTGTAAATTCTCAACCTCAGTTACTTTAGGTGAAGGGGCTGCGGTATAACCCTTGCGTGCTAAATATTTATTGATATCTTGCGCAGTAACGGATGATTTTGCACGATTTGATAAATATTGATAGTAGTTATACCAAGGATTTGAAGCATTGATTGCCGCTGCATTTTTATTAAGTTTTAAATCCGCAACCATGGTCTTGAGATTTGTGTAAAAATAATGACCATCTGCCGAATAATAATTGACTCCTGGACGTAAAAAACTTGGTGCTGGTCCAAGAAGAATTGATGCTGCATTCGTTTGATTTGCACCACGACTGATATAGTGAACCAATTCGTTATCTCCATTCACTTTATACATATTCATGGATTTTGCTTCATCGAAACTATATTCTCTAAAGTTCGAAGCATTAACCCAACCTATAGCTCCAGCAATTTGAACTTTATAACGATTGTTTTCTTTGCCATAAAACGGAAAGGCACCACTGTAAAGGACTCCATCTGAAAGATACGTACGTGCTGCTTCCCCTGTTGAATTATTGTATAGAAGAATGGTAGATTTTCCCGATCCATTGGGTTCAATAATCCCCTCTGTACGTTGTGCACGGGCTCCAGAAGAAAAATTCCGCATTTGATTTAATACGGTTACTGTTTCATTGTCTTCACCACCTAAGGATGGGACATCTGGATTTTCATTCAAATCAATTTCCCCCAAATCCTCTTCATCACGAAGCTGTTCAATTTCAGGATCAAGTTCTTGTGTAAATCCCTCCAACCCTTTATGGTCCGCATACGTCGATGCACTTGAA is part of the Erysipelothrix piscisicarius genome and harbors:
- a CDS encoding transporter, whose protein sequence is MKNRVKAFSTNVFLIFLIVLTIYIGYVGFIGGPRRAYEREDQLHVEAMMKLKGYEEARLLSRFSLDQVYYITEIKEDEGSKIVWFNKGLDAFGEHEMITYEPVYDLAESMGISSRKIRLGVYNDKLVYVLKTKNKEVFVDVDDLSVVFELEDF
- a CDS encoding dockerin type I repeat-containing protein is translated as MDWYIGMKDYKQYTIGLVTSSGTPSVYKEANGSSASIYKLNVTGQHVLILDEIKKGSEVWYKIAADPLLTSNRDLMPWDTETRPFKTPYNENHNYGYVKGSEVKIVAGKLHNEESSKRGDLNNDGKIDIMDMMVIRRHILGIDKFDDNQKKRADLNSDGKNDILDMMVIRRHILNIESLD
- a CDS encoding N-acetylglucosaminidase, which encodes MKRFKLKKKLLKLIICAVILGFVGVNSSASTYADHKGLEGFTQELDPEIEQLRDEEDLGEIDLNENPDVPSLGGEDNETVTVLNQMRNFSSGARAQRTEGIIEPNGSGKSTILLYNNSTGEAARTYLSDGVLYSGAFPFYGKENNRYKVQIAGAIGWVNASNFREYSFDEAKSMNMYKVNGDNELVHYISRGANQTNAASILLGPAPSFLRPGVNYYSADGHYFYTNLKTMVADLKLNKNAAAINASNPWYNYYQYLSNRAKSSVTAQDINKYLARKGYTAAPSPKVTEVENLQPHESLLVGSESHFINEGKKYGINPLITFGTAVNESAWGRSNIALKDKNIFGHSAYDSAPESATVYESIGMSISNHMTHFLNWHYMDVTEANYYGGYLGINKVVLTLSIHQIHFGARKLQSISTSWIGILV